From a region of the Daphnia magna isolate NIES linkage group LG1, ASM2063170v1.1, whole genome shotgun sequence genome:
- the LOC123471706 gene encoding secreted RxLR effector protein 161-like, producing the protein MKQPKIPYKEAVGALLYLSITTRPDISYAVGQVAKLSQNSGIQHWKAVKRIFRYIAGTRTFGILYSKKEGEMVMCYTDADHAGDQDDRASTSGCVFLCSVGSISWFSRKQECNSLSTTESEFVAGSEAAKEATWIP; encoded by the coding sequence ATGAAACAGCCTAAGATCCCCTACAAGGAGGCGGTTGGTGCCCTCCTCTACCTCTCTATTACAACGAGGCCTGATATCTCCTATGCAGTAGGCCAGGTGGCAAAGTTAAGTCAAAACTCCGGGATCCAGCACTGGAAAGCAGTCAAGCGCATTTTCCGCTACATCGCAGGTACGCGAACCTTTGGGATTCTCTACTCTAAAAAGGAAGGAGAAATGGTGATGTGCTACACGGATGCCGATCATGCTGGAGACCAGGATGACAGGGCCTCCACATCCGGATGCGTGTTTCTCTGCAGCGTTGGGTCAATTTCCTGGTTTAGCCGCAAACAAGAATGCAATTCCCTCTCCACGACAGAGTCGGAATTTGTTGCAGGGAGCGAAGCAGCTAAGGAGGCTACTTGGATCCCATAA
- the LOC116921982 gene encoding uncharacterized protein LOC116921982 isoform X2, giving the protein MIKVLHTRNATFFDTCKARTANRKIMSKKKKRVDTIVELLSGKGIKVSKENLNTGFFPWHDTTKYYELIDTWMLSLRYEEAIVQAKKEMGEFIRSLTSLCFDLQNDIRNYEKIMPVTLLNYSRSIMATTEIARIRELMEKVVNQFTDALNLNISEDLEIEPEDFIEKVEKEEELLVALQEDTDEYSDEDNYEEDDEF; this is encoded by the exons ATGATTAAAGTTCTTCACACACGCAACGCTACATTTtttg ATACATGTAAGGCGCGAACAGCCAACAGAAAAATTATgtccaaaaagaagaaaagagtaGATACGATCGTTGAACTGCTAAGCGGAAAGGGTATAAAGGTGTCCAAGGAAAATCTGAATACCGGTTTCTTTCCTTGGCATGACACCACGAAAT ACTACGAACTTATCGACACCTGGATGTTATCTCTTCGCTATGAGGAAGCTATCGTCCAAGCTAAAAAGGAAATGGGTGAATTTATTCGATCACTCACCTCGCTATGTTTTGATCTTCAGAATGACATCAGGAACTACGAAA AAATTATGCCGGTTACGCTTCTCAACTATAGTCGTtcaataatggcaactacagAAATTGCCCGAATCCGTGAACTCATGGAAAAAGTAGTGAATCAATTCACGGACGCTCTCAATCTAAATATCAGTGAGGACTTGGAAATTGAACCGGAAGATTTTATAGAAAAGGTCGAGAAAGAGGAAGAACTGTTAGTAGCACTTCAAGAAGACACCGATGAATACAGCGACGAAGATAATtatgaagaagacgacgaaTTTTGA
- the LOC116920176 gene encoding uncharacterized protein LOC116920176, translating to MELAENISSLVLGGIQMHWKGKYNNLNKENDLKRGEEILYYIIETEEEVEPGELKIIFGKIPIYWVNEDYRYFLYQDSSYTKTSSVGDPMNWSNKTFKWHQYPIDSWVEFDVGEVIDPDKKRSIQKVEHTTKRPKPVEDDLQLNVTELNNTIPGISDDSECGASGSNQQSSQASYAEPACDSKDYLIGDLNSKNQCGFNYLTSSAEILNSFETTTPITMHHNRLPEMPYSDNHKLHEISTTVIQHSSQLSYTTYGAQSTNLANNQFEMMIDFLHQLQSTTNEKLEKLLFRIDCLEKILTNSLPSSAAGHLKKHIDFFTVQVNPFLGKLPLDS from the exons ATGGAACTAGCTGAAAACATCTCCAgcctagtg cttgGTGGTATTCAAATGCATTGGAAGGGAAAatataacaacttaaataaagaaaatgatttgaagAGAGGAGAAGAAATATTGTACTACATCATTGAAACCGAAGAAGAAGTTGAACCTGgagaattaaaaattattttcggTAAAATTCCAATATATTGGGTCAACGAAGACTACAGATATTTTCTGTACCAGGATTCTTCTTACACTAAAACCTCATCTGTTGGCGATCCAATGAATTGGTCAAACAAGACTTTCAAATGGCATCAGTACCCCATTGATTCATGGGTGGAATTTGATGTAGGGGAAGTTATTGATCCCGACAAGAAAAGAA GTATACAGAAAGTGGAACACACAACCAAGCGACCAAAACCTGTTGAAGACGATTTGCAGCTGAATGTTACGGAATTGAATAATACTATCCCCGGTATTTCTGATGATTCTGAATGTGGTGCTAGCGGTTCGAATCAGCAGTCATCTCAAGCGAGTTATGCGGAACCAGCATGCGACTCCAAGGATTATTTGATTGGGGATTTAAATTCCAAAAATCAATGTGGTTTCAACTACTTAACATCTTCTGCTGAAATTTTGAACAGCTTTGAAACAACTACACCAATTACAATGCATCATAACCGGCTGCCAGAGATGCCTTATTCTGATAACCATAAGCTGCATGAAATTTCCACCACAGTCATCCAACACAGTTCGCAACTGTCGTACACCACTTACGGAGCACAATCTACAAATCTTGCAAATAATCAATTTGAAA TGATGATTGATTTTCTCCATCAACTGCAGTCAACCACCAATGAAAAATTGGAGAAATTACTGTTCCGCATTGACTGTCTTGAAAAAATTCTTACCAATTCATTGCCGTCATCCGCCGCCGGGCACCTCAAGAAACACATTGATTTCTTCACAGTTCAAGTTAATCCATTTTTAGGAAAGCTACCACTCGATTCATGA
- the LOC116921982 gene encoding uncharacterized protein LOC116921982 isoform X1, translating to MIKVLHTRNATFFDTCKARTANRKIMSKKKKRVDTIVELLSGKGIKVSKENLNTGFFPWHDTTKLSLGEDYELIDTWMLSLRYEEAIVQAKKEMGEFIRSLTSLCFDLQNDIRNYEKIMPVTLLNYSRSIMATTEIARIRELMEKVVNQFTDALNLNISEDLEIEPEDFIEKVEKEEELLVALQEDTDEYSDEDNYEEDDEF from the exons ATGATTAAAGTTCTTCACACACGCAACGCTACATTTtttg ATACATGTAAGGCGCGAACAGCCAACAGAAAAATTATgtccaaaaagaagaaaagagtaGATACGATCGTTGAACTGCTAAGCGGAAAGGGTATAAAGGTGTCCAAGGAAAATCTGAATACCGGTTTCTTTCCTTGGCATGACACCACGAAAT tATCTCTTGGTGAAGACTACGAACTTATCGACACCTGGATGTTATCTCTTCGCTATGAGGAAGCTATCGTCCAAGCTAAAAAGGAAATGGGTGAATTTATTCGATCACTCACCTCGCTATGTTTTGATCTTCAGAATGACATCAGGAACTACGAAA AAATTATGCCGGTTACGCTTCTCAACTATAGTCGTtcaataatggcaactacagAAATTGCCCGAATCCGTGAACTCATGGAAAAAGTAGTGAATCAATTCACGGACGCTCTCAATCTAAATATCAGTGAGGACTTGGAAATTGAACCGGAAGATTTTATAGAAAAGGTCGAGAAAGAGGAAGAACTGTTAGTAGCACTTCAAGAAGACACCGATGAATACAGCGACGAAGATAATtatgaagaagacgacgaaTTTTGA